A DNA window from Bubalus bubalis isolate 160015118507 breed Murrah chromosome 22, NDDB_SH_1, whole genome shotgun sequence contains the following coding sequences:
- the CBLN2 gene encoding cerebellin-2 isoform X2: MPGRRGALREPAGCGSGLGAALALLLLLLPAGCPVRAQNDTEPIVLEGKCLVVCDSSPSADGAVTSSLGISVRSGSAKVAFSATRSTNHEPSEMSNRTMTIYFDQVSLMQNGYPVISAFAGDQDVTREAASNGVLLLMEREDKVHLKLERGNLMGGWKYSTFSGFLVFPL, encoded by the exons ATGCCCGGGCGCCGGGGGGCGCTGCGCGAGCCGGCCGGCTGCGGCTCGGGCCTGGGGGCGGcgctggccctgctgctgctgctgctgcccgcCGGCTGCCCGGTGCGGGCGCAGAACGACACGGAGCCTATCGTGCTGGAGGGCAAGTGCCTGGTGGTGTGCGACTCCAGCCCGTCTGCGGACGGCGCCGTCACCTCCTCGCTGGGCATCTCGGTGCGCTCCGGCAGCGCCAAGGTGGCCTTCTCCGCCACGCGGAGCACTAACCACGAGCCGTCCGAGATGAGCAACCGCACCATGACCATCTACTTTGACCAG GTCAGTCTAATGCAGAACGGCTACCCGGTGATCTCGGCGTTCGCCGGAGACCAGGACGTCACCAGAGAAGCTGCCAGCAACGGCGTCCTGCTGCTGATGGAGAGAGAGGATAAAGTCCACCTCAAACTGGAGAGGGGCAACCTCATGGGGGGCTGGAAGTACTCCACGTTCTCGGGCTTCTTGGTTTTCCCGCTATAA
- the CBLN2 gene encoding cerebellin-2 isoform X1: MPGRRGALREPAGCGSGLGAALALLLLLLPAGCPVRAQNDTEPIVLEGKCLVVCDSSPSADGAVTSSLGISVRSGSAKVAFSATRSTNHEPSEMSNRTMTIYFDQVLVNIGNHFDLASSIFVAPRKGIYSFSFHVVKVYNRQTIQVSLMQNGYPVISAFAGDQDVTREAASNGVLLLMEREDKVHLKLERGNLMGGWKYSTFSGFLVFPL, translated from the exons ATGCCCGGGCGCCGGGGGGCGCTGCGCGAGCCGGCCGGCTGCGGCTCGGGCCTGGGGGCGGcgctggccctgctgctgctgctgctgcccgcCGGCTGCCCGGTGCGGGCGCAGAACGACACGGAGCCTATCGTGCTGGAGGGCAAGTGCCTGGTGGTGTGCGACTCCAGCCCGTCTGCGGACGGCGCCGTCACCTCCTCGCTGGGCATCTCGGTGCGCTCCGGCAGCGCCAAGGTGGCCTTCTCCGCCACGCGGAGCACTAACCACGAGCCGTCCGAGATGAGCAACCGCACCATGACCATCTACTTTGACCAG GTCTTAGTAAATATTGGCAACCATTTTGATCTCGCCTCCAGTATATTTGTAGCCCCGAGAAAAGGGATATATAGCTTCAGCTTTCACGTGGTCAAAGTGTACAACAGACAGACCATCCAG GTCAGTCTAATGCAGAACGGCTACCCGGTGATCTCGGCGTTCGCCGGAGACCAGGACGTCACCAGAGAAGCTGCCAGCAACGGCGTCCTGCTGCTGATGGAGAGAGAGGATAAAGTCCACCTCAAACTGGAGAGGGGCAACCTCATGGGGGGCTGGAAGTACTCCACGTTCTCGGGCTTCTTGGTTTTCCCGCTATAA